CTGCTTGAGACCCAGCTTGTTGGCGTTGCGGGCGAGAAGCCCCGCGCCGATCAGCACCGAGGGGTTCGACGTGTTGGTGCACGACGTGATCGCGGCGATCACCACGTCGCCATGGCCGAGGTCGAAATCCTCGCCCTCGACGGCATAGCGCTTGGCCGTGTCGACGGTCTTCTTGTACTCGGCACCCAATGCCTCTGCGAACTTCGCGGCGATGTCCGGCAGCGGCACGCGGCCCTCGGGACGCTTCGGACCGGCCATCGACGGGACGACCGTATCCATGTCGAGTTCCAGCGTATCCGTGAAGACGGGGTCCGTGACGCCCTCGTCGTGCCACATGCCCTGAGCCTTGGAATAGGCTTCGACCAGCGCGATGCGGTCATCGGCACGGCTCGACGTGGTGAGGTAGCGGATCGTCTCCTTGTCGACCGGGAAGAAGCCGCAGGTCGCGCCGTATTCCGGTGCCATGTTGCCGATCGTGGCGCGGTCGGCGAGCGACATCGACGCGAGGCCCGAGCCGAAGAACTCGACGAACTTGCCGACGACGCCCTTCTTGCGCAGCATCTGCGTGACGGTCAGCACGAGGTCGGTTGCGGTGACGCCTTCCTTGAGCTTGCCGGTGAGGCGGAAGCCGATGACCTCGGGCAGCAGCATGGAGACGGGCTGGCCGAGCATGGCGGCTTCAGCCTCGATGCCGCCGACGCCCCAGCCCAGAACGCCGAGGCCGTTGATCATCGTGGTGTGGCTGTCGGTGCCGACGCAGGTGTCGGGGTAGGCGACGGTTTCGCCGTCCTCGTCCTTCGTCCAGACGACCTGGCCGAGATATTCCAGGTTCACCTGATGGCAGATGCCGGTGCCGGGCGGCACGACGCGGAAATTGTTGAACGCCTGCTGGCCCCATTTCAGGAACTTGTAGCGCTCTTCATTGCGCTCGTATTCGAGCTCGACATTGCGGCCGAACGCGCGTGGCGTGCCGAACTCATCGACGATGACCGAATGGTCGATGACGAGATCGACCGGCACGAGCGGGTTGATCTTCTGCGGATCGCCACCGAGTGCGGCGATGCCGTCACGCATGGCGGCCAGGTCGACGACGGCTGGAACGCCGGTGAAATCCTGCATCAGCACGCGGGCCGGACGGTAGGCGATCTCGACGCCTGCGCTGCCCTTGTCGGCGAGCCAGCCGGCGACAGCGGTGATGCTCTCCTTGGTGACCGAACGGCCATCTTCGTTGCGCAGCAGGTTCTCGAGCAGAACCTTCATCGAGAAGGGCAGCTTGCCCACGCCCGCAAGACCGTTTTTCTCGGCCTCCACGAGGTTGAAATAGACGTAATCGTTCCCGCCCACGGAAAGTGTTCTGCGGCAATTGAAACTGTCGAGTGAATTGGTCACGTGCGATCCCTAACGTTCGGTTGCCGATTGGGTAACGGACGCCAGTGGCATGCTAACACGCGCAAAGGTGCGGGTACGGTCATTTCCGCTGTCCGTTCCCATGCGACCCGGCCGTTCAAGGCGGCGCGCGCGCTGGTCGGCGCAATATGGTTTCCGTGCCGACCGCTGGCACGGTTGCCCCGCATATAGTGAATTTCCTAAAATAGTTCTAGACGGGGTTGGGCGAAATCGCTGCATTGCACGGGGTAATCCGGCGGCAGCCGGAGAACGGGACCGAGATGCGGCTGATTGCCGACGATCTGAGCGGAGAACGCGGCGGAGAGCCTGTCTTTGACGGCGTGGGCTTTGCGCTCGGTGACGGCGAAGCGCTCGTCGTCACCGGACCCAACGGCTCGGGCAAATCGACGCTGTTGCGGATCGTCGCCGGACTGCTTGCCCCAGCCGGCGGCGTGATTCGGCTGGAGGACGCGCCACCCGAGTTCGAGACCGTCGCCTCGGCCGCGCACTATCTCGGCCACGCGAACGCGATGAAGACGGCGCTGAGCGTCGAGGAGAACCTCTCCTTCTGGCAGGATTTCTGCGGCGAGCCGCATCTGTCGGTGCCCGAAGCACTCGACATGATCGGGCTGCCCACCGTCGCGTCCCTGCCCTATGGCTATCTCTCGACCGGCCAGAAACGGCGCGTGTCGATCGCCAAGCTCCTCGTCAGCTACCGGCCGATCTGGCTGCTCGACGAACCGACCGCCGGCCTCGACAAGGCGTCGGAGCGACAGTTCGCGGACCTGATGCGGGCGCATCTGGACGATGGCGGCATCATCCTCGCCGCCACGCATCTGCCGCTGGGGCTGGCGGGGGTGGGGGAGTTGGCGATGGGCGGCAGCCGGATATGAAGGCGCTTCGTCACGCCCCCCTCTGGCCTTCCGGCCATCTCCCCCACATGGGGGGAGATCAGCAGCTTCGCTGTTTCCGCGCGTTCTGCAACGATGACGATTGGCGAACGTCGCGGCGCAAGCTGATCTCCCCCCTCGTGGGGGAGATGTCCGGCAGGACAGAGGGGGGCAACGTAGGGCGCGAAATTTCCGTTGAAGGCATGACCGCATGCTAGCCCTCTTCCGCCGCGACCTGCGTTTGGGCCTGCGTGCCGGCGGCGGGGCGCTGGTGGGCGTTTTGTTCTTTCTGGCCGTGGTGGCCGTGATTCCCTTCGGCGTCGGGCCCGACCTGAACCTGCTGGCCCGCATCGGCCCGGCCATCCTCTGGATCGGGGCGCTTCTCGCCAGCCTGCTCGGCCTCGACCGCCTGTTTCAGGCCGACCGCGAGGACGGTTCGCTCGATCTCCTGATCATGGCCGACGACCGCCACATGCTGGCACTGACGGTGCTGGTGAAATGCCTCGCGCACTGGACCGCGAGCGTTTTGCCCCTGGTGATCGCCTCGCCGCTGCTCGGCATCTTCATGAACATGGAGCCGATCGCGATCGCGGCGACGAGCGCGACGCTTTTGATCGGCACGCCCGCGATCGCCTTTATCGGCGCGGTCGGGGCGGCCGTCGCGGTGTCGCTGCCGCGCGGCGGGCTTCTGGTCTCGGTGCTGATCCTGCCACTGGCGATCCCGATCCTGATCTTCGGCGTCTCCGCCTCCTACGGCGCCGTCAACGAGCCGGAACCCTTCACGCCGCCCTTCCTGATCCTGTGCGCGCTGACGCTGCTCTTCGCCGTCATCGGCCCCTTCGCCGCCGCGCTGGCCCTGAAGGGCGCTTCGGACTGACGCGCGCGTCCTCGTTACCACGCCCCGTTTCCGGTCTGGTCCTTGTGAAAGGGCGGGAAGCGGGGCGCGAGGCCGTGTCTTCCGAATGATAATTACGTGGTGCGAACCTCGCGCCCCGCCGGTGCTGTCACCAACGGCGAAGCTGGGCCGGACTTGGCATTTGCGCCTCCGACTCCGACCTCCACCGAAGCCCGGATTCAAGGCCAGACGTCTCACTCGTCAGACCACGCTACCCGGACACCGTCACCCTCCCCTGATCCCCGGTGCGCACCAGAGTTCCCGTGAGGGCGATGGGGCGAATATGGCGGCGGCGGTGGGGGCGTGGATGAAAGAGGGCGGATATTTTTGAGAAGTGGTTGATCGGGTTGGGGGAAAGTTTTGGGAGTGGGGAATCTTCTCCACCTGCGGTTTGTGACCGGGGCGCAGGGTTCTGGACCATCCAGTGGTGGGACCGGCGAGGCATGGATCCCCGGGTCTGCGCATCGAGCTTCGCTCGACGCTCCGCCCGAGGATGACGAAGTGGATGGGGATGCCTTGAGGTGGCGAGGGTAGGTGAAGCTCATCGAAAACCGTCACCGCCTCCGAACCCGACTCAGCCGAAAACCACCCCACCTTCGTCATTCTCGGGCGACCGAGCGAAGTGGAGGAAGACCCGGGAATCCATGCCTCGTCAGTTGGTGACAAGCGGGGTGGTCCCGATGTTCGTCAATTTCGGATGTGCGGTGAGTGCCCGGTTCTGCGCCACCCTGCGGCGGGGCCGGCGAGGCATGGATCCCCGGGTCTGCGCATCGAGCTTCGCTCGACGCTCCGCCCGAGGATGACGAAGTGGATGGGGTAGGCTCACCGGAAACCGTCACCGCCTCCGAACCTGACTCAGCCGGAAACCACCCCACATTCGTCATTCTCGGGCGAGCGGAGCGAAGCGGAGGGAGACCCGGGAATCCATGCCTCGTGGGTCGATCGCGGGCTCGACGGGGGACAGTTCGCGAACCCAATAGACCGCACGATTGCGGCTCACATCCGGGCCGCCGCCCATCCTCGTCACGCCGGGCGCGACGACTTCACTCACGCGGGTTTGATCGGCGTCGATTGCGCGCCGCAATCGTGCGGTCTATTTGGATGCCATGAGCGACACCGCAGCACCGGCCGGACGCTGGATCGACATCGCAAATCCGACGCGCTTCATCGCGCTGGCGGATCGCATCGTGCCGTGGCTGGGCGGACTTGCCGCGATCGCGCTTGGCGCCGGGCTGTGGATGGCCTTCGCCGCACCGGAAGACTACCAGCAGGGCATCACCGTCCGCATCATGTACATCCACGTGCCGTTCGCGTGGCTCGCCATGATGTGCTACTCGGTCATGGCGATTTCGGCGCTCGGCACACTGGTCTGGCGTCATCCGCTGGCCGACGTCGCGCTCAAGGCCGCGGCCCCGATCGGCGCCGCCTTCACGCTGCTCGCACTCGCCACCGGCTCCATCTGGGGCAAGCCTATGTGGGGCACGTGGTGGGTCTGGGATGCCCGCCTCACCTCCGTTTTCGTGCTGTTCCTGATGTATCTCGGCATCATCGCGCTGACCCGCGCGCTCGACGATCCGTCGCGAAGCGCGCGCGCCGCCGCGATCGTGACGCTGGTCGGCTTCATCAACATCCCGATCATCAAGTTCTCCGTCGACTGGTGGAACACGCTGCACCAGCCGGCCTCCGTCATCCGACTGGACGGCCCGACGATCCACCCGTCGCTGCTCTGGCCGCTGCTGGTGTGCGCGCTGGGGTTCACGCTCCTGTTCTTCACGCTTCATTTGATGGCGATGCGGACGGAAATCTGGAGCCGCCGCGTCTCGGCGATGCGCCGCATGGCTGCGCGCGGCGCGGATGCGGCAGGGCAGCGCCCATGAGTGCGCATGCGCTTTATGTGGCGGCGGCCTACGGCATTTCGGCGCTGGTGATCGCCGGGCTCGTCGGCTGGATCCTGCTCGACCAGAAGGCCCGCAAGCGCGAGCTGGCGGCACTCGAGGCTGCCGGCATCCGGCGACGCTCCGACCAGAAGCCGGTCGCCCAATGAGCACGCAGCCACAGACCGAGACGCCCGCACCGCCGCGCCGCCGCTGGCTGGCTCTGCTTCCGCTGGCCCTGTTCATGGCGCTCGCGGGCGTGTTCCTCGTGCAGCTTTTGTCGGGACGCGATATCTCGGTCGTGCCCTCGGCGCTGATCGGCGCGGAGGCGCCGAAGACGACGCTGCCGCCGCTGGACGGCACCGGCCTGCCGGGCTTCGACACCGCAACGTTCGACGGCAAGGTGACGCTGGTGAATGTCTGGGCGTCGTGGTGCGCGCCGTGCCGGGTCGAGCACCCGCTCCTGATGCAGCTTGCGCAGGACGACCGGTTCCAGATCGCCGGCCTCAACTACAAGGACAGGCCTGAAAACGCCCGCCGCTTCCTCGGCGAACTGGGCAATCCCTACGCGGTGATCGGGCAGGACGACACAGGACGCTCGGCGATCGACTGGGGCGTCTACGGCGTTCCCGAAACCTTCCTCGTCGGCACGGATGGCCGCATCCTCTACAAGCATGTCGGCCCGTTCTCTCCCGAAAGCATCGTCGGAGACCTGCTGCCGCAGATCGAGAAGGCGCTGGCAGCGAAATAGGTAACGCGGCCTCTCACGAAGGCTTGTTTTTCGGCTGATTTGAAACAATCGGGCGCGGTGCTACGTATCTTCGGCAACCCCGGAGGAATAGCCATGATCGGCAAGCTTTCTGCAGCTCTCGTCTTCGGCCTGGCGCTCGGCGGTGCCACGGCGCAGGCAGCCGAGCCCGAAGTGGCGATCTTCGCCGGCGGCTGCTTCTGGTGCGTGG
This portion of the Mesorhizobium sp. CAU 1732 genome encodes:
- the acnA gene encoding aconitate hydratase AcnA; translation: MTNSLDSFNCRRTLSVGGNDYVYFNLVEAEKNGLAGVGKLPFSMKVLLENLLRNEDGRSVTKESITAVAGWLADKGSAGVEIAYRPARVLMQDFTGVPAVVDLAAMRDGIAALGGDPQKINPLVPVDLVIDHSVIVDEFGTPRAFGRNVELEYERNEERYKFLKWGQQAFNNFRVVPPGTGICHQVNLEYLGQVVWTKDEDGETVAYPDTCVGTDSHTTMINGLGVLGWGVGGIEAEAAMLGQPVSMLLPEVIGFRLTGKLKEGVTATDLVLTVTQMLRKKGVVGKFVEFFGSGLASMSLADRATIGNMAPEYGATCGFFPVDKETIRYLTTSSRADDRIALVEAYSKAQGMWHDEGVTDPVFTDTLELDMDTVVPSMAGPKRPEGRVPLPDIAAKFAEALGAEYKKTVDTAKRYAVEGEDFDLGHGDVVIAAITSCTNTSNPSVLIGAGLLARNANKLGLKQKPWVKTSLAPGSQVVAEYLAKSGLQTELDQIGFNLVGFGCTTCIGNSGPLPAPISKTINDKGLIGAAVLSGNRNFEGRVSPDVQANYLASPPLVVAYALAGSVTIDLTTEPLGEGADGKPVYLKDIWPTTLEIQEFIEKYVTREIFANKYADVFKGDENWQKVQAPTGQTYTWDDASTYVQNPPYFVGMGSKAETTAPIKGARVLGLFGDKITTDHISPAGSIKAASPAGKYLMDNGVGVADFNQYGTRRGNHEVMMRGTFANIRIRNHMLGENGKEGGYTIHYPSKEEMSIYDAAMRYREEKVPLVVFAGVEYGNGSSRDWAAKGTNLLGVRAVIAQSFERIHRSNLVGMGIVPYTFEDGTSWASLNLKGDEVVTIDGIDTIKPRQKMVAKVEYSDGTVKEVPLLCRIDTLDELDYFKNGGILQYVLRDLAA
- the ccmA gene encoding heme ABC exporter ATP-binding protein CcmA, which produces MRLIADDLSGERGGEPVFDGVGFALGDGEALVVTGPNGSGKSTLLRIVAGLLAPAGGVIRLEDAPPEFETVASAAHYLGHANAMKTALSVEENLSFWQDFCGEPHLSVPEALDMIGLPTVASLPYGYLSTGQKRRVSIAKLLVSYRPIWLLDEPTAGLDKASERQFADLMRAHLDDGGIILAATHLPLGLAGVGELAMGGSRI
- the ccmB gene encoding heme exporter protein CcmB, whose translation is MLALFRRDLRLGLRAGGGALVGVLFFLAVVAVIPFGVGPDLNLLARIGPAILWIGALLASLLGLDRLFQADREDGSLDLLIMADDRHMLALTVLVKCLAHWTASVLPLVIASPLLGIFMNMEPIAIAATSATLLIGTPAIAFIGAVGAAVAVSLPRGGLLVSVLILPLAIPILIFGVSASYGAVNEPEPFTPPFLILCALTLLFAVIGPFAAALALKGASD
- a CDS encoding heme ABC transporter permease — its product is MSDTAAPAGRWIDIANPTRFIALADRIVPWLGGLAAIALGAGLWMAFAAPEDYQQGITVRIMYIHVPFAWLAMMCYSVMAISALGTLVWRHPLADVALKAAAPIGAAFTLLALATGSIWGKPMWGTWWVWDARLTSVFVLFLMYLGIIALTRALDDPSRSARAAAIVTLVGFINIPIIKFSVDWWNTLHQPASVIRLDGPTIHPSLLWPLLVCALGFTLLFFTLHLMAMRTEIWSRRVSAMRRMAARGADAAGQRP
- the ccmD gene encoding heme exporter protein CcmD codes for the protein MSAHALYVAAAYGISALVIAGLVGWILLDQKARKRELAALEAAGIRRRSDQKPVAQ
- a CDS encoding DsbE family thiol:disulfide interchange protein, which encodes MSTQPQTETPAPPRRRWLALLPLALFMALAGVFLVQLLSGRDISVVPSALIGAEAPKTTLPPLDGTGLPGFDTATFDGKVTLVNVWASWCAPCRVEHPLLMQLAQDDRFQIAGLNYKDRPENARRFLGELGNPYAVIGQDDTGRSAIDWGVYGVPETFLVGTDGRILYKHVGPFSPESIVGDLLPQIEKALAAK